One stretch of Capsicum annuum cultivar UCD-10X-F1 unplaced genomic scaffold, UCD10Xv1.1 ctg79002, whole genome shotgun sequence DNA includes these proteins:
- the LOC124894993 gene encoding uncharacterized protein LOC124894993 produces ERYAFVGGKKNIFVPSAERILRDNKSVTDSLYVGNPNGVLDEYTVFGNGITAKVNLLERNCSCRKFDLVKMSCKHAMTALRAKYGDGEDYGNSIYDYSSPIYKAESYLLAYSEAINVVPPEAEWTVPQELVDTKISPPPYDPKLGRKKVKRTKGVGETFKSKKRNRCSICKKSGHKRTMYRMGLKS; encoded by the coding sequence ggagcggTATGCATTTGTCGGTGGTAAAAAGAACATATTTGTGCCTTCTGcggaaaggatcctaagggataataagagtgtGACCGATTCCTTGTATGTGGGTAATCCAAACGGGGTTCTCGACGAGTATACGGTGTTCGGCAACGGCattactgccaaggtcaatctcttggagaggaaCTGTTCTTGTCGtaaatttgacttggtgaaaatgtcGTGCAAACACGCGATGACAGCTTTGCGAGCAAAGTACGGCGATGGCGAAgattatggtaactccatctatGACTACTCTTCAccaatttataaagctgaaagttacctcctcgcatactcAGAAGCAATTAACGTGGTCCCTCCAGAGGCTGAATGGACTGTGCCACAGGAATTGGTAGAcaccaaaatttctccacccccGTACGATCCCAAACTCGGAAGGAAGAAAGTCAAACGCACTAAGGGCGTCGGTGAGACTTTCAAGTCCAAAAagaggaataggtgttcaatatgcaagaaatccgGACACAAAAGAACCATGTATAGAATGGGCCTCAAATCATAA